One window from the genome of Cervus elaphus chromosome 8, mCerEla1.1, whole genome shotgun sequence encodes:
- the GPATCH3 gene encoding G patch domain-containing protein 3, with the protein MAASGEAEEEAAVYLVVSGIPSELRSAQLRSYFSQFREQRDCGFLCFHYRHRPERAPPQAAPGSTPTPIREGLAQTSLSDAGALSTQDSSPTRTRSCCCVVSVRGAAQAQRFLRMYSGRRWLDSQGTWLPGRCFIRRLRLPTEASGLGSFPFRTRKELQSRKAKSEAFTLADLRQLPELNPPVLMPNGNVGTPLRVFLELIRACRLPPRIITQLQLQFPKTGSSRRYGNVPFTYEDSETVEQEEFVYTAEGEEIPQGSCLADIPSNSCEEPEEEEEEEEESHSDDDDDRGEEWERHEALHEDVTGQERTSERLFEEEIELKWEKGGSGLVFYTDAQFWQEEEGDFDEQTADDWDVDMSVYYDADGGDKDARDSVQMRLERRLRDGQEAGSAIRHQVGTFERHTKGIGRKVLERQGWAEGQGLGSQCSGVPEALDNDGQHPRCKRGLGYHGEKLQPFGQPKRPRGTGLGLISTVYDEPLPQDQGELLLRRQPPTSMKFRTDLAFVRSSSRALNSLSELQ; encoded by the exons ATGGCCGCGTCCGGCGAGGCAGAAGAGGAGGCGGCAGTTTATTTAGTCGTGAGCGGTATCCCCTCGGAGTTGCGGTCAGCCCAGCTTCGGAGCTACTTCAGCCAGTTCCGGGAACAGCGCGACTGTGGCTTCCTCTGTTTCCATTACCGGCATCGGCCTGAgcgggcccctccccaggctgctcCCGGCTCTACCCCAACTCCTATCCGCGAGGGTCTTGCCCAGACGTCACTCAGCGATGCCGGTGCTCTCTCCACTCAGGACTCTAGCCCCACCCGGACCCGCAGCTGCTGCTGTGTTGTCTCTGTACGGGGGGCCGCTCAAGCCCAGAGGTTTCTCCGCATGTACTCGGGCCGCCGGTGGCTGGATTCTCAGGGGACTTGGTTACCTGGTCGTTGTTTCATCCGCAGACTTCGGTTACCTACTGAGGCATCAG GTTTGGGCTCCTTTCCCTTCAGGACCCGGAAGGAACTGCAGAGTCGCAAGGCTAAGAGTGAAGCCTTCACACTGGCCGACCTGAGGCAGCTGCCAGAGCTGAATCCACCGGTGCTGATGCCCAATGGGAATGTGGGCACTCCCCTGCGGGTCTTTTTGGAATTGATTAGGGCCTGCCGCCTACCCCCTCGGATCATCACCCAGCTTCAGCTCCAATTCCCCAAGACAGGTTCCTCTCGGCGCTATGGCAATGTGCCCTTCACTTATGAGGACTCAGAGACTGTGGAGCAGGAAGAGTTTGTGTACACAGCCGAGGGTGAGGAAATACCCCAGGGAAGCTGCTTGGCAGACATACCATCCAACTCCTGTGAAGagccagaggaagaagaggaagaggaagaagagtcaCACTCAGATGAT GACGATGACCGGGGTGAGGAGTGGGAGCGGCACGAGGCACTGCATGAGGACGTGACGGGGCAGGAGCGGACCTCTGAGCGGCTCTTTGAGGAGGAGATCGAGCTCAAGTGGGAAAAGGGTGGCTCCGGCCTGGTGTTTTACACTGATGCCCAGTTctggcaggaggaggaaggag ACTTTGATGAACAGACAGCTGATGACTGGGATGTGGACATGAGCGTGTACTACGACGCAG ATGGTGGAGACAAAGACGCCCGAGACTCTGTCCAAATGCGTCTAGAACGGAGGCTCCGTGACGGCCAGGAGGCTGGCTCTGCGATCAGACACCAGGTGGGCACCTTCGAGCGCCATACCAAG GGCATTGGGCGGAAGGTGCTGGAACGGCAGGGCTGGGCTGAGGGCCAGGGCCTGGGCAGCCAGTGTTCAGGCGTGCCCGAGGCCCTGGATAATGACGGCCAGCACCCCAGATGCAAGCGTGGATTGGG GTACCATGGAGAGAAGCTCCAGCCATTTGGGCAACCGAAGAGGCCCCGTGGAACTGGCTTGGGGCTCATCTCCACCGTCTACGATGAGCCCCTACCCCAGGACCAAGGAGAGTTGCTGCTCCGCCGCCAGCCACCCACCAGCATGAAGTTTCGCACAGACCTGGCTTTTGTGAGGAGTTCCAGCCGTGCCTTGAACAGCCTCTCAGAGCTTCAGTGA
- the NR0B2 gene encoding nuclear receptor subfamily 0 group B member 2 yields MSSSQPGPCPCQGAAGRPTILYTLLSPSIRDRPSAAPARGRCLCKQHRPVQLCTPHRTCREALDVLAKTLAFLRNLPSFCQLPPQDRRQLLRGCWGPLFLLGLAQDTVTFQVAEVPMPSILKKILLEKPSSGAGSSQQPDRPQPSLAEVQWLQCCLESFWSLELGPKEYAYLKGTVLFNPDVPGLHASSHIGHLQQEAHQALWEVLEPWCPAGQSRLARVLLTASTLKSIPPSLLGDLFLRPVIGDVDIADLLEDMLLLS; encoded by the exons ATGAGCTCCAGCCAGCCAGGGCCCTGCCCGTGCCAGGGTGCTGCAGGCCGCCCGACCATTCTGTATACACTTCTGAGCCCCAGCATCAGGGACCGGCCCTCCGCCGCCCCAGCCCGCGGCCGCTGCCTGTGCAAGCAGCACCGGCCTGTCCAGCTATGTACGCCCCATCGCACCTGCCGGGAGGCCTTGGATGTTCTGGCCAAGACGCTGGCCTTCCTCAGGAATCTGCCGTCTTTCTGCCAGCTGCCCCCCCAGGATCGGCGGCAGCTGCTGCGGGGCTGCTGGGGGCCCCTCTTCCTGCTGGGGTTGGCCCAAGACACTGTGACCTTCCAGGTGGCCGAGGTCCCAATGCCTAGCATACTCAAGAAGATCCTGCTGGAGAAGCCCAGCAGCGGGGCAGGCAGCAGCCAGCAGCCTGACCGGCCCCAGCCCTCGCTAGCTGAGGTGCAGTGGCTGCAATGCTGCCTGGAGTCCTTCTGGAGTCTGGAGCTGGGCCCCAAGGAATATGCCTACCTGAAAGGGACCGTCCTCTTCAACCCTG ACGTGCCAGGTCTCCACGCCTCCTCCCACATCGGGCACCTGCAGCAGGAGGCGCACCAGGCGCTGTGGGAGGTCCTGGAGCCCTGGTGCCCTGCAGGCCAAAGCCGCCTGGCACGTGTCCTCCTCACGGCCTCCACCCTCAAGTCCATTCCACCCAGCCTGCTTGGAGATCTCTTCCTTCGCCCTGTCATTGGAGACGTTGACATCGCGGACCTCCTTGAAGATATGCTTTTGCTGAGCTGA